In the Drosophila gunungcola strain Sukarami unplaced genomic scaffold, Dgunungcola_SK_2 000001F, whole genome shotgun sequence genome, one interval contains:
- the LOC128263009 gene encoding protein outspread isoform X3, with translation MRQASRKVSKCGYLFVAPDWDFSNPLYRTKRWQRRWFVLYDDGELTYSVDDYPETIPQACVDMTKVLEVTGAVEVTGHPNSIAITAPERVTFVKGTSSEESQWWLNILAAFPKSKGRHKRSATLPGGQVVGSLRQSSNGDPSLSTKLGNRHSSYHKDTLTSSQSAGNLLSTLDLGPSSTKTGGSALTSTQSGGLADDEEDDGVETGEDVDEEDEEDETVPRKSKTVNIGGQDENNRNAGNEITNRVSQPTTCLLIEDIRRDEKTIKDIANTITNLSQQQNKRWSTAVNNALNNQHHFSHHSQYGQVASRDETDFQVVSANSGNNKSQSTTNERPKSLPLASNSTPAIVSAIVKKIPTVLEQGEKSKPTARLQLHLKSPKHYQHERGDPDGGCNLDELCVNYMAKTDELRSVGKASSKTTSGQGKPPVKAAAEESLNAKKGWLMKQDNRTGEWTKHWFTLSGAALFYYRDPLCEERGVLDGVLDVNSLTSVLAEPAASKQHAFQLTTWDKQRLLLASLSPSSRNSWLAVLRSAAGLPQLDAPPKQTTDIEQDFMKAQLQQPASSPVTPVTPAGPHFSSDEEYRTASEGGRRDSLDWGSPLSPSPPVLRSCLRNRSLASLHKRSRSSPPSSRRSTVDSVASDELPLLVVPEELQPTESRELKQQCETLRAEASLREARMSELLATLQRTEQQLTARLQEQQQQLNSELSQAKQSASELMHNLGLQLSESQCQIKQLEDRLAQGIEENEGLYKRLRDLQAQDHGGGGGGAGLSNLQRHKIKRMDSLSDLTTISDIDPYCLQRDSLAEEYNELRSRFEKAVNEIRAMKRELKQSQNQYDALELAQAALQQKLERRQHEDGAQLQLMAARIQDLTLKYSSSERQVRALKQKLAKSERRRSLSLKGKEQLELKLSELQRDAVERKEGSTPPESSSSESSSQSPLNAHLLQRLHSLEHVLLGSKERLEQSLTQLQQIRAGQRTRRSVSPMNDRKDGLRQLERALAETCVMVSEQMELTCLQDACHKCCDLRQRVEKLSALQQQTETDLQRSEQLLEQRESDLAQALEKCTSQEQEQELLLQQRQELGEELGRQQERCRRLEKRLELLEREHGKQLECLREVYHTEHANAADEQSFRKRYQTEIEQLRTLCEKGLSAMETSHRRFTCDLEQKHKLEIERLLAEKETALAEETQATLAALDAMRKAHQSEVQREVARFKQEFLRQVQRGEQMRGDGAKLKEEDLGELRMEILSFSEKYSIKCVENAALEEKLHMANSKLRHFQQMQQLELRNKQFRAHLASDDPSNDVHFVQGLTTDAREGADCEDSEPTPQIMAATATRTTATATTTATTSAASSDTESNPDSDSNSDRETADSTRAPPEKMEQSLFVIPSHMLNCSPVSAANASDQSSPLLFRDLDGPEDGYEPCYRPFDIFAIYQNRLSFPGLKGSSTFGKSLRKSAAQTSPASSELTTTTTKTKTTAPTTDPNKPSHKQMFKTAAVINIQQHELQEEKAQ, from the exons CGCTGGCAGAGGAGATGGTTTGTTCTCTATGACGATGGTGAGCTGACGTATTCGGTCGATgattat CCCGAAACCATACCGCAGGCGTGCGTCGACATGACCAAAGTGCTGGAGGTGACCGGCGCCGTGGAGGTCACAGGTCACCCCAACTCCATCGCCATAACCGCCCCCGAGCGCGTGACCTTTGTGAAGGGCACCAGCTCGGAGGAGTCCCAGTGGTGGCTCAACATCCTGGCCGCCTTTCCCAAGTCGAAGGGTCGCCACAAGCGGAGTGCCACCCTGCCCGGCGGTCAAGTGGTGGGCAGTCTGCGTCAGTCGAGCAATGGCGATCCATCGCTCTCCACGAAGTTGGGCAATCGCCACAGCTCCTATCACAAGGACACGCTCACGTCCTCCCAGTCGGCCGGCAATCTGCTGAGCACCTTGGATCTGGGTCCCAGCTCCACGAAAACCGGTGGTTCGGCTCTGACCAGCACGCAGTCCGGTGGTCTCgccgacgacgaggaggatgACGGCGTGGAGACTGGCGAGGATGTCgacgaggaggacgaggaggatgAGACGGTGCCTCGGAAGTCGAAGACTGTCAACATTGGAGGCCAGGACGAGAACAATCGGAATGCCGGCAACGAGATCACAAATCGGG TTTCCCAGCCCACCACCTGCCTGCTGATCGAGGACATCCGACGCGATGAGAAGACGATCAAGGACATTGCGAACACCATAACGAATCTGAGTCAGCAGCAGAACAAACGCTGGTCCACGGCGGTGAACAATGCCCTGAACAACCAGCACCACTTCAGCCATCACAGCCAGTACGGCCAAGTGGCTTCCAGGGATGAAACGGACTTCCAGGTGGTGTCTGCCAATAGCGGCAACAACAAGTCCCAGAGTACGACCAACGAACGTCCGAAATCGCTGCCCCTGGCATCCAACTCCACGCCTGCCATCGTGTCGGCCATAGTCAAGAAGATACCCACGGTTCTGGAGCAGGGTGAGAAGTCGAAGCCCACGGCCAGGCTGCAACTGCACTTGAAGTCCCCGAAGCATTACCAACACGAGCGTGGAGATCCCGACGGCGGCTGCAATCTGGACGAGCTGTGCGTCAACTACATGGCCAAAACGGATGAGCTGCGATCGGTGGGCAAGGCGAGCAGCAAGACAACCTCGGGTCAGGGAAAGCCGCCGGTCAAGGCGGCCGCAGAGGAGTCGCTGAACGCCAAGAAGGGTTGGCTCATGAAGCAGGACAACCGGACGGGCGAGTGGACCAAGCACTGGTTCACCTTGAGTGGAGCGGCTCTCTTCTACTACCGAGATCCGTTGTGCGAGGAGCGAGGTGTCCTCGACGGCGTCCTGGATGTGAACAGTTTGACCAGCGTTTTGGCGGAGCCGGCGGCCAGCAAACAGCACGCCTTCCAGCTAACGACTTGGGACAAACAGCGTTTGCTCTTGGCCAGCTTGTCGCCCAGTTCGCGGAACAGTTGGCTGGCAGTCTTAAGAAGTGCTGCCGGATTGCCGCAACTGGATGCGCCGCCCAAACAGACGACGGACATTGAGCAGGACTTCATGAAGGCGCAGTTGCAGCAGCCGGCCTCGAGTCCGGTCACACCGGTCACGCCCGCAGGACCGCATTTCTCCTCGGACGAGGAGTACCGCACGGCATCGGAGGGCGGCAGAAGGGATAGCTTGGACTGGGGCTCTCCGCTCTCACCCTCACCGCCCGTCCTGCGAAGTTGCCTGCGCAATCGCAGCCTGGCCAGTTTGCACAAAAGGAGTCGCAGTTCGCCGCCCAGTTCGCGACGCAGCACGGTGGATAGTGTGGCCAGCGATGAGCTGCCGCTGCTGGTGGTGCCCGAGGAACTGCAGCCCACGGAGAGCAGGGAGCTGAAGCAGCAGTGTGAGACGCTGCGGGCAGAGGCCTCGCTGCGGGAGGCTCGGATGTCGGAGCTACTGGCCACCCTCCAAAGAACCGAACAGCAGCTGACTGCCCGcctgcaggagcagcagcagcagctgaacaGCGAACTGAGCCAGGCCAAGCAGAGTGCCTCCGAGCTGATGCACAATTTGGGACTGCAGCTCAGCGAGAGCCAGTGCCAGATCAAGCAGCTGGAGGATCGCCTGGCCCAGGGAATCGAGGAGAACGAGGGACTGTACAAGCGTTTGCGGGATTTGCAGGCCCAGGATcacggcggcggtggcggtggcgctGGGCTGAGCAACCTGCAGCGTCACAAAATCAAACGCATGGACTCGCTGAGCGATCTGACCACCATCAGCGACATCGATCCCTACTGCCTGCAACGCGATTCGCTGGCCGAGGAGTACAACGAGCTGAGATCGCGCTTCGAGAAGGCCGTGAACGAGATTCGGGCCATGAAGCGGGAGCTGAAGCAGTCGCAAAACCAATACGATGCCTTGGAGCTGGCTCAAGCTGCTCTGCAGCAAAAGCTGGAGCGACGGCAGCACGAGGATGGAGCCCAGCTGCAGCTGATGGCGGCCCGCATTCAGGACCTGACCCTCAAGTACAGCAGTTCAGAGCGTCAGGTGAGGGCGCTCAAGCAGAAGCTGGCCAAGTCGGAGAGGCGACGCTCGCTGTCACTAAAGGGCAAGGAGCAACTGGAGCTGAAGCTAAGCGAGTTACAGAGGGACGCGGTGGAGCGGAAGGAGGGCAGCACACCGCCAGAGTCCTCGAGCAGCGAGTCCAGCAGCCAGTCCCCGCTGAATGCTCATCTCCTGCAGCGGCTGCACAGCCTGGAGCATGTGCTCCTGGGCAGCAAGGAGCGTCTGGAGCAGAGTCTCACCCAGTTGCAGCAGATACGGGCGGGCCAGAGGACCCGTCGCTCCGTCTCGCCCATGAACGATCGCAAGGATGGCCTACGGCAGCTGGAACGGGCTCTGGCCGAGACCTGTGTGATGGTCAGCGAGCAGATGGAACTCACCTGCCTGCAGGACGCCTGCCACAAGTGCTGCGATCTGCGGCAGCGAGTGGAGAAACTGTCCGCCCTGCAGCAGCAGACGGAGACGGATTTGCAGCGCAGCGAACAGCTGCTGGAGCAGCGCGAAAGCGATCTGGCCCAGGCGCTGGAGAAGTGCACCAgccaggagcaggagcaggaactgctgctgcagcagcgccAGGAGCTGGGCGAGGAGCTGGGCAGGCAGCAAGAACGCTGTCGGCGCCTGGAGAAGCGACTGGAGCTCCTCGAGCGGGAGCATGGCAAGCAACTGGAGTGCCTCAGGGAGGTCTACCACACCGAACACGCCAACGCAGCCGACGAGCAGAGCTTCCGAAAGCGCTACCAAACCGAAATCGAACAGCTGAGG ACCCTCTGTGAGAAGGGATTGAGTGCCATGGAGACTTCGCATAGACGGTTCACCTGCGACCTGGAGCAGAAACACAAGTTGGAGATTGAGCGACTGCTGGCCGAAAAGGAGACTGCGCTGGCCGAGGAGACTCAG gcAACTTTGGCTGCTTTGGATGCCATGAGAAAGGCACACCAGAGTGAAGTTCAGCGGGAGGTAGCTCGATTCAAGCAGGAGTTCCTGCGACAGGTCCAAAGAGGCGAACAAATGCGTGGTGATGGAGCCAAACTTAAGGA GGAGGATCTCGGGGAGCTTCGTATGGAAATTCTGTCCTTTTCCGAGAAGTATTCCATCAAGTGTGTGGAAAACGCTGCACTGGAGGAAAAGCTGCATATGGCCAACAGCAAGCTTAGGCATTTTCAGCAAATGCAGCAACTGGAGTTGAG AAATAAGCAATTTCGTGCCCACTTGGCCTCCGATGATCCATCAAATGATGTTCACTTCGTGCAGGGCCTGACCACCGACGCTCGAGAGGGTGCTGATTGTGAAGACAGCGAG CCCACACCACAAATAAtggctgcaacagcaacaagaaccactgccactgccacaaCCACAGCAACCACATCAGCGGCCTCGAGCGACACTGAGTCCAATCCCGATTCTGATTCCAACTCCGATAGAGAAACCGCCGATTCAACGCGAGCGCCGCCCGAGAAAATGGAGCAAAGTCTCTTCGTGATACCCTCCCATATGCTAAACTGTTCCCCCGTGTCTGCCGCAAACGCTTCTGATCAGAGTAGCCCCCTCCTCTTTCGAGATCTCGATGGGCCCGAGGATGGTTACGAGCCATGCTACAGGCCCTTCGATATATTCGCCATCTATCAGAATCGTTTGAGCTTCCCAG GTCTGAAGGGCAGCTCCACGTTTGGCAAAAGTTTGAGAAAATCCGCTGCACAGACATCACCAGCATCATCAGaactaacaacaacaacaacaaaaacaaaaacaacagcaccaACAACCGATCCAAATAAGCCCAGTCACAAGCAAATGTTTAAAACGGCTGCCGTCATTAACATTCAGCAACATGAACTCCaggaagaaaaagcacaatgA
- the LOC128263009 gene encoding protein outspread isoform X1, with translation MSTATITTTVAAAPSKSAPPTPTTTTNARTADCRKFTPNIFNKSKCSHCFRQREEHSAAALECNRSSSLAEPASRKVSKCGYLFVAPDWDFSNPLYRTKRWQRRWFVLYDDGELTYSVDDYPETIPQACVDMTKVLEVTGAVEVTGHPNSIAITAPERVTFVKGTSSEESQWWLNILAAFPKSKGRHKRSATLPGGQVVGSLRQSSNGDPSLSTKLGNRHSSYHKDTLTSSQSAGNLLSTLDLGPSSTKTGGSALTSTQSGGLADDEEDDGVETGEDVDEEDEEDETVPRKSKTVNIGGQDENNRNAGNEITNRVSQPTTCLLIEDIRRDEKTIKDIANTITNLSQQQNKRWSTAVNNALNNQHHFSHHSQYGQVASRDETDFQVVSANSGNNKSQSTTNERPKSLPLASNSTPAIVSAIVKKIPTVLEQGEKSKPTARLQLHLKSPKHYQHERGDPDGGCNLDELCVNYMAKTDELRSVGKASSKTTSGQGKPPVKAAAEESLNAKKGWLMKQDNRTGEWTKHWFTLSGAALFYYRDPLCEERGVLDGVLDVNSLTSVLAEPAASKQHAFQLTTWDKQRLLLASLSPSSRNSWLAVLRSAAGLPQLDAPPKQTTDIEQDFMKAQLQQPASSPVTPVTPAGPHFSSDEEYRTASEGGRRDSLDWGSPLSPSPPVLRSCLRNRSLASLHKRSRSSPPSSRRSTVDSVASDELPLLVVPEELQPTESRELKQQCETLRAEASLREARMSELLATLQRTEQQLTARLQEQQQQLNSELSQAKQSASELMHNLGLQLSESQCQIKQLEDRLAQGIEENEGLYKRLRDLQAQDHGGGGGGAGLSNLQRHKIKRMDSLSDLTTISDIDPYCLQRDSLAEEYNELRSRFEKAVNEIRAMKRELKQSQNQYDALELAQAALQQKLERRQHEDGAQLQLMAARIQDLTLKYSSSERQVRALKQKLAKSERRRSLSLKGKEQLELKLSELQRDAVERKEGSTPPESSSSESSSQSPLNAHLLQRLHSLEHVLLGSKERLEQSLTQLQQIRAGQRTRRSVSPMNDRKDGLRQLERALAETCVMVSEQMELTCLQDACHKCCDLRQRVEKLSALQQQTETDLQRSEQLLEQRESDLAQALEKCTSQEQEQELLLQQRQELGEELGRQQERCRRLEKRLELLEREHGKQLECLREVYHTEHANAADEQSFRKRYQTEIEQLRTLCEKGLSAMETSHRRFTCDLEQKHKLEIERLLAEKETALAEETQATLAALDAMRKAHQSEVQREVARFKQEFLRQVQRGEQMRGDGAKLKEEDLGELRMEILSFSEKYSIKCVENAALEEKLHMANSKLRHFQQMQQLELRNKQFRAHLASDDPSNDVHFVQGLTTDAREGADCEDSEPTPQIMAATATRTTATATTTATTSAASSDTESNPDSDSNSDRETADSTRAPPEKMEQSLFVIPSHMLNCSPVSAANASDQSSPLLFRDLDGPEDGYEPCYRPFDIFAIYQNRLSFPGLKGSSTFGKSLRKSAAQTSPASSELTTTTTKTKTTAPTTDPNKPSHKQMFKTAAVINIQQHELQEEKAQ, from the exons CGCTGGCAGAGGAGATGGTTTGTTCTCTATGACGATGGTGAGCTGACGTATTCGGTCGATgattat CCCGAAACCATACCGCAGGCGTGCGTCGACATGACCAAAGTGCTGGAGGTGACCGGCGCCGTGGAGGTCACAGGTCACCCCAACTCCATCGCCATAACCGCCCCCGAGCGCGTGACCTTTGTGAAGGGCACCAGCTCGGAGGAGTCCCAGTGGTGGCTCAACATCCTGGCCGCCTTTCCCAAGTCGAAGGGTCGCCACAAGCGGAGTGCCACCCTGCCCGGCGGTCAAGTGGTGGGCAGTCTGCGTCAGTCGAGCAATGGCGATCCATCGCTCTCCACGAAGTTGGGCAATCGCCACAGCTCCTATCACAAGGACACGCTCACGTCCTCCCAGTCGGCCGGCAATCTGCTGAGCACCTTGGATCTGGGTCCCAGCTCCACGAAAACCGGTGGTTCGGCTCTGACCAGCACGCAGTCCGGTGGTCTCgccgacgacgaggaggatgACGGCGTGGAGACTGGCGAGGATGTCgacgaggaggacgaggaggatgAGACGGTGCCTCGGAAGTCGAAGACTGTCAACATTGGAGGCCAGGACGAGAACAATCGGAATGCCGGCAACGAGATCACAAATCGGG TTTCCCAGCCCACCACCTGCCTGCTGATCGAGGACATCCGACGCGATGAGAAGACGATCAAGGACATTGCGAACACCATAACGAATCTGAGTCAGCAGCAGAACAAACGCTGGTCCACGGCGGTGAACAATGCCCTGAACAACCAGCACCACTTCAGCCATCACAGCCAGTACGGCCAAGTGGCTTCCAGGGATGAAACGGACTTCCAGGTGGTGTCTGCCAATAGCGGCAACAACAAGTCCCAGAGTACGACCAACGAACGTCCGAAATCGCTGCCCCTGGCATCCAACTCCACGCCTGCCATCGTGTCGGCCATAGTCAAGAAGATACCCACGGTTCTGGAGCAGGGTGAGAAGTCGAAGCCCACGGCCAGGCTGCAACTGCACTTGAAGTCCCCGAAGCATTACCAACACGAGCGTGGAGATCCCGACGGCGGCTGCAATCTGGACGAGCTGTGCGTCAACTACATGGCCAAAACGGATGAGCTGCGATCGGTGGGCAAGGCGAGCAGCAAGACAACCTCGGGTCAGGGAAAGCCGCCGGTCAAGGCGGCCGCAGAGGAGTCGCTGAACGCCAAGAAGGGTTGGCTCATGAAGCAGGACAACCGGACGGGCGAGTGGACCAAGCACTGGTTCACCTTGAGTGGAGCGGCTCTCTTCTACTACCGAGATCCGTTGTGCGAGGAGCGAGGTGTCCTCGACGGCGTCCTGGATGTGAACAGTTTGACCAGCGTTTTGGCGGAGCCGGCGGCCAGCAAACAGCACGCCTTCCAGCTAACGACTTGGGACAAACAGCGTTTGCTCTTGGCCAGCTTGTCGCCCAGTTCGCGGAACAGTTGGCTGGCAGTCTTAAGAAGTGCTGCCGGATTGCCGCAACTGGATGCGCCGCCCAAACAGACGACGGACATTGAGCAGGACTTCATGAAGGCGCAGTTGCAGCAGCCGGCCTCGAGTCCGGTCACACCGGTCACGCCCGCAGGACCGCATTTCTCCTCGGACGAGGAGTACCGCACGGCATCGGAGGGCGGCAGAAGGGATAGCTTGGACTGGGGCTCTCCGCTCTCACCCTCACCGCCCGTCCTGCGAAGTTGCCTGCGCAATCGCAGCCTGGCCAGTTTGCACAAAAGGAGTCGCAGTTCGCCGCCCAGTTCGCGACGCAGCACGGTGGATAGTGTGGCCAGCGATGAGCTGCCGCTGCTGGTGGTGCCCGAGGAACTGCAGCCCACGGAGAGCAGGGAGCTGAAGCAGCAGTGTGAGACGCTGCGGGCAGAGGCCTCGCTGCGGGAGGCTCGGATGTCGGAGCTACTGGCCACCCTCCAAAGAACCGAACAGCAGCTGACTGCCCGcctgcaggagcagcagcagcagctgaacaGCGAACTGAGCCAGGCCAAGCAGAGTGCCTCCGAGCTGATGCACAATTTGGGACTGCAGCTCAGCGAGAGCCAGTGCCAGATCAAGCAGCTGGAGGATCGCCTGGCCCAGGGAATCGAGGAGAACGAGGGACTGTACAAGCGTTTGCGGGATTTGCAGGCCCAGGATcacggcggcggtggcggtggcgctGGGCTGAGCAACCTGCAGCGTCACAAAATCAAACGCATGGACTCGCTGAGCGATCTGACCACCATCAGCGACATCGATCCCTACTGCCTGCAACGCGATTCGCTGGCCGAGGAGTACAACGAGCTGAGATCGCGCTTCGAGAAGGCCGTGAACGAGATTCGGGCCATGAAGCGGGAGCTGAAGCAGTCGCAAAACCAATACGATGCCTTGGAGCTGGCTCAAGCTGCTCTGCAGCAAAAGCTGGAGCGACGGCAGCACGAGGATGGAGCCCAGCTGCAGCTGATGGCGGCCCGCATTCAGGACCTGACCCTCAAGTACAGCAGTTCAGAGCGTCAGGTGAGGGCGCTCAAGCAGAAGCTGGCCAAGTCGGAGAGGCGACGCTCGCTGTCACTAAAGGGCAAGGAGCAACTGGAGCTGAAGCTAAGCGAGTTACAGAGGGACGCGGTGGAGCGGAAGGAGGGCAGCACACCGCCAGAGTCCTCGAGCAGCGAGTCCAGCAGCCAGTCCCCGCTGAATGCTCATCTCCTGCAGCGGCTGCACAGCCTGGAGCATGTGCTCCTGGGCAGCAAGGAGCGTCTGGAGCAGAGTCTCACCCAGTTGCAGCAGATACGGGCGGGCCAGAGGACCCGTCGCTCCGTCTCGCCCATGAACGATCGCAAGGATGGCCTACGGCAGCTGGAACGGGCTCTGGCCGAGACCTGTGTGATGGTCAGCGAGCAGATGGAACTCACCTGCCTGCAGGACGCCTGCCACAAGTGCTGCGATCTGCGGCAGCGAGTGGAGAAACTGTCCGCCCTGCAGCAGCAGACGGAGACGGATTTGCAGCGCAGCGAACAGCTGCTGGAGCAGCGCGAAAGCGATCTGGCCCAGGCGCTGGAGAAGTGCACCAgccaggagcaggagcaggaactgctgctgcagcagcgccAGGAGCTGGGCGAGGAGCTGGGCAGGCAGCAAGAACGCTGTCGGCGCCTGGAGAAGCGACTGGAGCTCCTCGAGCGGGAGCATGGCAAGCAACTGGAGTGCCTCAGGGAGGTCTACCACACCGAACACGCCAACGCAGCCGACGAGCAGAGCTTCCGAAAGCGCTACCAAACCGAAATCGAACAGCTGAGG ACCCTCTGTGAGAAGGGATTGAGTGCCATGGAGACTTCGCATAGACGGTTCACCTGCGACCTGGAGCAGAAACACAAGTTGGAGATTGAGCGACTGCTGGCCGAAAAGGAGACTGCGCTGGCCGAGGAGACTCAG gcAACTTTGGCTGCTTTGGATGCCATGAGAAAGGCACACCAGAGTGAAGTTCAGCGGGAGGTAGCTCGATTCAAGCAGGAGTTCCTGCGACAGGTCCAAAGAGGCGAACAAATGCGTGGTGATGGAGCCAAACTTAAGGA GGAGGATCTCGGGGAGCTTCGTATGGAAATTCTGTCCTTTTCCGAGAAGTATTCCATCAAGTGTGTGGAAAACGCTGCACTGGAGGAAAAGCTGCATATGGCCAACAGCAAGCTTAGGCATTTTCAGCAAATGCAGCAACTGGAGTTGAG AAATAAGCAATTTCGTGCCCACTTGGCCTCCGATGATCCATCAAATGATGTTCACTTCGTGCAGGGCCTGACCACCGACGCTCGAGAGGGTGCTGATTGTGAAGACAGCGAG CCCACACCACAAATAAtggctgcaacagcaacaagaaccactgccactgccacaaCCACAGCAACCACATCAGCGGCCTCGAGCGACACTGAGTCCAATCCCGATTCTGATTCCAACTCCGATAGAGAAACCGCCGATTCAACGCGAGCGCCGCCCGAGAAAATGGAGCAAAGTCTCTTCGTGATACCCTCCCATATGCTAAACTGTTCCCCCGTGTCTGCCGCAAACGCTTCTGATCAGAGTAGCCCCCTCCTCTTTCGAGATCTCGATGGGCCCGAGGATGGTTACGAGCCATGCTACAGGCCCTTCGATATATTCGCCATCTATCAGAATCGTTTGAGCTTCCCAG GTCTGAAGGGCAGCTCCACGTTTGGCAAAAGTTTGAGAAAATCCGCTGCACAGACATCACCAGCATCATCAGaactaacaacaacaacaacaaaaacaaaaacaacagcaccaACAACCGATCCAAATAAGCCCAGTCACAAGCAAATGTTTAAAACGGCTGCCGTCATTAACATTCAGCAACATGAACTCCaggaagaaaaagcacaatgA